A DNA window from Bdellovibrio sp. BCCA contains the following coding sequences:
- a CDS encoding L-threonylcarbamoyladenylate synthase, with the protein MMSPNEALAKAKNILDEGGVIGLPTETVYGLAARIDIPSAIEKIFTTKERPFFDPLIVHVASIEQAKKVTAYWGPASEALAEAFWPGPLTMILPRDPSVNLMITSGLESVGIRMPNHPLALELLRQVGMPLAAPSANKFGRTSPTSAGHVRVEFKNENVFVVDGGDCQIGIESTVLLVRHRPDKVELSILRRGHILKSDIARVLTEKGFTFEFIEQIDKRESPGHMKHHYMPPVPLIVCNDITRTPESVLREVNTKLGELPDEIESIKIIKPEGGIHTHAVLKLSEDPVLATREFYGKLREVAAQGPDCILFYREAHQSGERWESLFDRLNKAASLIL; encoded by the coding sequence ATGATGTCGCCTAATGAGGCCTTGGCAAAAGCAAAAAATATCTTGGATGAGGGGGGAGTTATCGGTCTTCCCACTGAGACTGTTTACGGCCTTGCTGCGCGCATTGATATTCCCTCTGCCATCGAAAAGATTTTTACGACAAAAGAGCGCCCTTTTTTTGATCCCTTGATTGTGCATGTCGCTTCCATTGAGCAAGCTAAAAAAGTAACGGCTTATTGGGGACCTGCTTCCGAAGCTTTGGCTGAAGCTTTTTGGCCGGGGCCTTTAACAATGATTTTGCCGCGCGACCCTTCAGTGAATTTGATGATCACGTCAGGTTTGGAATCTGTCGGGATTCGTATGCCAAACCATCCATTGGCGTTGGAACTTTTGCGCCAAGTGGGCATGCCTTTGGCGGCTCCCAGTGCGAATAAATTTGGAAGAACGTCACCGACTTCGGCAGGCCACGTTCGTGTTGAGTTTAAAAATGAAAATGTCTTTGTCGTCGACGGAGGAGACTGTCAAATCGGCATCGAATCCACGGTTTTGTTGGTTCGTCACCGTCCTGATAAGGTAGAGCTATCGATCCTTCGCCGCGGTCATATTTTAAAATCCGATATCGCACGCGTTTTGACTGAAAAAGGTTTTACTTTCGAATTTATCGAGCAGATCGACAAGCGTGAATCTCCGGGACATATGAAACATCATTATATGCCTCCGGTTCCGCTGATAGTTTGCAATGACATCACCAGAACTCCCGAGAGTGTTCTTAGGGAAGTAAATACCAAGCTTGGTGAACTTCCTGATGAAATTGAAAGTATTAAGATCATCAAACCTGAAGGTGGTATTCACACTCACGCGGTTTTAAAACTTTCTGAGGACCCGGTCTTAGCAACGCGGGAGTTTTACGGAAAACTGCGTGAAGTGGCAGCCCAAGGTCCAGACTGCATTCTATTTTACCGTGAAGCTCATCAATCCGGAGAGCGTTGGGAATCCTTGTTTGATCGTTTGAACAAAGCGGCGTCTTTGATTCTCTAA
- a CDS encoding GNAT family N-acetyltransferase — translation MINTLAYASFEKVSLNLQSFYQLRLNRIHKFRAKIEIRSEVGPFEMKTVTDVEELKEALALRYEVFHKEMMGKKAPRGIDVDEFDFDCDHLIIKDKRSNRIVGTYRLNCSLFTQNFYSAKEFMMANVMQYPGVKLELGRACIHKDFRRGVLISLLWRGIAEYMAASEAKVLFGCATVKTDDPRDAALLTRYFEEEGRILTGFRTRPTLKFTMPMLNYFLDEVRGPLTETQKAQAEELLPPLCRAYLKIGASIGGEPAWDQEFQCIDFLTILQREDLNRTLWKKFKLDSTEV, via the coding sequence ATGATCAACACGCTAGCATACGCCAGTTTTGAAAAAGTATCTTTGAACCTTCAATCCTTTTATCAGTTGCGACTCAATCGCATTCACAAGTTCAGAGCGAAGATTGAAATTCGCTCTGAGGTCGGTCCGTTTGAAATGAAAACGGTCACGGATGTGGAAGAACTTAAAGAGGCGCTGGCTTTGCGCTATGAGGTTTTCCATAAAGAGATGATGGGGAAAAAAGCTCCTCGCGGAATTGATGTCGATGAATTCGACTTTGATTGTGATCACCTTATTATTAAGGACAAACGCAGCAACCGTATCGTCGGTACATACCGTCTGAATTGTTCTTTGTTCACTCAAAATTTTTATTCGGCCAAAGAATTTATGATGGCTAATGTCATGCAGTACCCCGGCGTAAAATTGGAATTGGGACGCGCCTGCATTCATAAAGACTTCCGCCGTGGTGTTTTGATTTCTCTACTGTGGCGAGGCATTGCAGAATACATGGCAGCTTCCGAAGCAAAAGTGCTTTTTGGTTGTGCCACTGTGAAAACAGATGACCCGCGTGATGCGGCTCTTCTGACTCGTTACTTTGAAGAAGAAGGTCGAATCCTCACGGGATTCCGCACTCGTCCGACTTTAAAGTTTACGATGCCGATGTTGAATTACTTTTTGGATGAAGTTCGCGGCCCTCTCACGGAGACTCAGAAAGCGCAAGCCGAAGAACTTCTTCCACCTCTTTGCCGTGCTTATCTTAAAATCGGAGCTTCTATCGGCGGGGAACCGGCGTGGGATCAAGAATTCCAATGCATCGACTTCCTCACGATTCTTCAGCGCGAAGATTTAAACCGCACTCTTTGGAAAAAGTTTAAATTAGATTCGACGGAAGTATAG
- the ku gene encoding non-homologous end joining protein Ku, with translation MRSNIWKGTISFGLLNIPVTLQSAQQDRDLHFSLLDEKDLSHIKYQRINAKTGKEVPYDRIVKGYEYKSGQYVIMNDADFDRANVKATKTIEIEDFVLLDDIDTMLFEKPYYIAPQKGAEKGYFLLREALEHTRKVAIAKIVIRTKQHLAAVMPRGDYLILEILRFSHAVKQIDEVDYLREVNKAVKFSPRELKMAEDLIKGMTAKWRPDKYKDTYYDDIMKRIEAKVKQGRGKYIEEPVKEERIQESSNVVDLLPLLRKSLEARQTKKTRGAPAAARKAAGGRRVSHASSRVH, from the coding sequence ATGCGTTCAAATATTTGGAAGGGCACTATCAGCTTCGGACTTTTAAACATACCCGTGACTTTGCAGAGCGCTCAACAAGATCGAGATCTGCATTTTTCACTGCTTGATGAAAAAGATCTTTCGCACATCAAGTATCAAAGAATCAATGCTAAAACCGGGAAAGAAGTTCCTTACGATCGCATCGTTAAAGGCTATGAATATAAGTCAGGCCAATACGTGATCATGAACGATGCGGATTTTGATCGAGCCAACGTGAAGGCGACAAAAACAATCGAAATCGAAGACTTCGTTCTTTTGGATGATATTGATACGATGCTTTTTGAAAAGCCCTACTACATTGCCCCTCAAAAAGGTGCTGAAAAAGGATATTTCCTTTTACGGGAAGCGCTTGAACATACCCGCAAAGTCGCTATTGCGAAAATCGTGATTCGCACGAAACAACACCTGGCTGCGGTAATGCCTCGGGGTGACTATTTGATTTTAGAAATTCTGCGTTTTTCCCACGCGGTAAAACAAATCGATGAAGTAGATTATTTAAGGGAAGTAAACAAGGCTGTTAAATTTTCCCCTCGTGAACTTAAAATGGCTGAAGACCTTATCAAAGGCATGACTGCGAAGTGGCGGCCCGACAAATATAAAGATACTTACTACGACGACATCATGAAACGTATTGAAGCCAAGGTGAAACAAGGTCGCGGTAAATACATCGAAGAACCTGTCAAAGAGGAACGCATTCAGGAATCTTCCAATGTGGTCGATCTGTTGCCTCTTTTGCGTAAAAGCCTTGAAGCCCGTCAAACGAAGAAAACCCGTGGTGCCCCTGCAGCGGCTCGTAAGGCCGCTGGTGGAAGGAGAGTAAGTCATGCCTCTTCGAGAGTACATTAA
- the ligD gene encoding DNA ligase D, with translation MPLREYIKKRDFTKTPEPRSSPKKKKGKEAPLMFVVQEHHASHLHYDFRLEWGGVLKSWAVPKGPSMDPKTKRLAVETEDHPLSYGTFEGVIPKDQYGAGRVYIWDTGTWEPIGNAREGFKKGHLEFKLKGKRLHGHWILVKTQRGSGSKAQWLLIKRTDEYASTGEELKKKSVKKIPQFISPELAELAKEPPEGEKWLHETKYDGYRTQAHIEKGKVNLYTRSGLDWTNKYPYVAEAIAQLPVQNAIVDGEVVWVDAEGRTDFQKLQNALKEKNQGRLVYYAFDLLFLNGEDCREFPLRERKHRLEKLVHSLKHPLIRYSDHIEGHAKAFLETACAYKLEGIISKNSESLYSSGRSGSWIKTKCKMQQEFVVGGYAEGKGARASFGALLLGVYEGGKLKYAGKTGTGFTEKSATDVLKKLKRLETSKSPFSLNAPKGKGLHWVKPELVADVAFANWTNDDILRTAVFHGLREDKPAKEVKIEKAKPLEEIAEVEKPKKGFKPAKNLEPLRAISNPDKVLFKKEGITKLEVARYYQDIASLILPHIADRPLALLRCPEGTSKKCFFQKHISGEIPPDITPVTIREKSGSKDYLTIDSKEGLLSLTQMGAFEMHAWGCHSGNIEYPDQIVMDLDPGPGVEWDHVIEAAFKLREIFDGIDLKSFVKISGGKGLHVQVPIAPLYSWEQIKSFTRTVGEELVSRHPDEYTVVMSKQKRSKRIFIDYLRNGRGATAVVPYVLRARPMSSVAMPLSWEELLDIEGPDVFTLKRTYEHLSKRKKDPWRDFFKKEQKISILKPTVASG, from the coding sequence ATGCCTCTTCGAGAGTACATTAAGAAACGCGACTTCACGAAAACACCGGAGCCTCGCTCTTCTCCGAAAAAGAAAAAGGGGAAAGAGGCTCCGCTGATGTTTGTGGTGCAAGAACATCATGCTTCGCATTTACATTATGATTTTCGTTTGGAATGGGGCGGAGTTTTAAAAAGTTGGGCCGTGCCGAAAGGTCCGTCGATGGACCCTAAAACGAAGCGCCTTGCTGTCGAAACAGAAGATCATCCACTGTCCTATGGAACATTTGAAGGCGTTATTCCTAAAGATCAATACGGCGCAGGCCGAGTTTATATTTGGGATACCGGAACGTGGGAACCGATCGGCAATGCTCGAGAAGGATTTAAAAAAGGGCATCTTGAATTTAAACTCAAAGGCAAAAGGCTTCACGGTCATTGGATCTTGGTCAAAACCCAACGTGGTTCGGGAAGCAAAGCTCAGTGGCTGTTAATTAAACGAACCGATGAATACGCATCGACCGGAGAAGAATTAAAAAAAAAGTCCGTAAAAAAAATCCCGCAATTCATCTCGCCGGAACTCGCAGAACTCGCCAAGGAACCACCGGAAGGGGAAAAGTGGCTACACGAAACAAAGTATGACGGCTACCGCACGCAAGCGCATATCGAAAAAGGAAAAGTAAATCTTTATACGCGCAGCGGACTTGATTGGACAAACAAATATCCTTACGTCGCCGAAGCCATTGCGCAATTACCAGTACAGAACGCCATTGTTGACGGAGAGGTCGTGTGGGTTGATGCCGAAGGACGAACTGATTTTCAAAAATTACAAAATGCTTTGAAAGAAAAAAACCAGGGACGGTTAGTCTATTATGCTTTTGATCTTTTATTTTTAAATGGCGAAGACTGTCGGGAATTTCCACTGCGAGAACGAAAACACCGTCTTGAAAAATTGGTGCACTCTTTAAAACACCCTTTGATTCGCTATAGTGATCATATCGAAGGTCATGCGAAAGCATTTTTGGAAACGGCCTGTGCTTACAAACTAGAGGGAATCATTTCGAAAAACAGTGAAAGTTTATATTCTTCTGGTCGGAGTGGATCTTGGATTAAAACAAAATGCAAAATGCAGCAAGAGTTTGTCGTTGGCGGCTACGCTGAAGGAAAAGGAGCCAGAGCGAGCTTCGGAGCGTTACTTTTAGGAGTCTATGAAGGTGGCAAGCTCAAGTACGCTGGCAAAACGGGAACAGGATTCACCGAAAAATCAGCTACGGATGTTTTAAAAAAATTAAAACGCCTTGAAACCTCCAAATCTCCTTTTTCTTTGAATGCTCCGAAAGGGAAGGGCCTGCATTGGGTGAAGCCCGAACTTGTCGCTGATGTCGCTTTTGCCAATTGGACAAATGACGACATCTTGCGAACGGCCGTTTTTCATGGATTGCGTGAAGACAAGCCCGCAAAAGAAGTGAAAATAGAAAAAGCAAAACCGCTTGAGGAAATCGCAGAGGTTGAGAAACCAAAAAAAGGATTTAAACCTGCAAAAAATCTTGAGCCTCTCAGAGCGATTTCAAATCCGGATAAAGTCCTTTTTAAAAAAGAAGGTATAACTAAGCTTGAGGTCGCGCGGTATTATCAGGATATTGCTTCGCTAATTCTTCCTCATATTGCAGATCGTCCTTTAGCTCTTTTAAGATGCCCGGAAGGAACATCAAAAAAATGTTTTTTTCAAAAACACATATCAGGCGAAATTCCTCCTGACATCACACCGGTGACCATCAGGGAAAAAAGCGGTTCTAAGGATTACCTCACGATTGATTCCAAAGAGGGACTGTTGTCGTTGACTCAAATGGGTGCATTTGAAATGCACGCGTGGGGATGCCATAGTGGCAATATCGAATATCCTGATCAGATAGTGATGGATTTAGATCCCGGACCCGGAGTTGAGTGGGATCATGTTATTGAAGCTGCTTTCAAACTTCGTGAAATTTTTGATGGTATTGATTTAAAAAGTTTCGTGAAGATTTCCGGAGGTAAAGGTCTGCATGTTCAGGTGCCGATTGCGCCACTTTACTCTTGGGAGCAGATCAAAAGTTTCACCAGAACGGTAGGCGAAGAACTGGTCTCGCGTCATCCCGACGAATACACCGTCGTCATGTCGAAACAAAAACGAAGCAAAAGAATCTTTATTGATTACCTGAGAAACGGACGCGGTGCCACGGCTGTTGTGCCGTATGTGTTAAGGGCGCGTCCAATGAGCAGTGTGGCCATGCCTTTGTCCTGGGAAGAGCTTCTAGATATTGAGGGACCTGACGTGTTCACTTTAAAAAGAACTTATGAACATTTAAGTAAACGTAAGAAAGATCCATGGCGAGACTTTTTTAAGAAAGAACAAAAGATCTCAATTCTTAAGCCGACAGTTGCTAGTGGTTAG
- a CDS encoding phosphoenolpyruvate carboxylase, which yields MTQTLPKELTSLVDWSVSELGRVIESELGTKGFQRIENIRRYVKSDNGQSLQGLLKLKKDLASLSSKERYDIAHSFSLMLELINACEAAYRTFRLKEEFKKETLESHRYGRIIHVLTAHPTESRNPDIIYYFKKIQTLLEKHLDHSEDQDLQDLHVLIKWVWRIPMSKQRKPSVMDEAEYIYSLALQKDILDVFIQQRKLKLPFYIRTWVGGDKDGHPGVDEKTMLGSLQMARGFLLEWIHEKLRNYFADLEPLAHSWDKKKVQALILQSKKIRSHLTKIQKIRTGDSHRVHALKQILDQTAKTYKSIFTVESPSLFEIRELMKIFPGLVVPLELREDSSLVHESLKGSPRKYAISRMLKALAQISPQHDPRFYVRGFVLSHTESAQDIIAGISLAERFLGKARLPIVPLFESANALESGVSIIEEFLKSPQRRQLIQKYWSKKLEVMVGYSDSAKENGSFPSRFLIHSALERLEAAIKKHGLVPIFFHGSGGSVERGGGSVQEQTEWWPESALATVKATVQGEMIYRNYTSPEILLRQLERFAAARDQGRKKVPAKESVEKDLQRLSDFVQNEYREILKAPHFLELIEWATPYSFMKDLRMGSRPSKRQGAVDLTNLRAIPWVLCWTQTRALFPSWWGVGSFWQTLSSEEKSRYQKAFAQSSLFRSYIKVLGFTLEKIELDIFAMYLHSSRLPKEVADSFVARFEKEFAACKKAVHEITGEKSLLWYRPWLETSISLRSPLIHPLNVLQLLALQDKDILLLRETVTGIASGMLTTG from the coding sequence ATGACACAAACACTTCCCAAAGAACTTACAAGTCTTGTCGATTGGTCGGTCAGTGAGTTAGGACGCGTGATTGAGTCCGAGCTGGGCACCAAAGGTTTTCAAAGAATTGAAAACATCCGTCGCTATGTCAAATCTGATAATGGTCAAAGCCTGCAAGGTCTTCTGAAACTGAAAAAAGATTTAGCGTCTTTGTCGTCTAAAGAGCGTTATGACATCGCTCATTCGTTTTCACTGATGTTGGAACTTATCAATGCCTGCGAGGCCGCTTATCGCACTTTTCGTCTTAAAGAAGAATTTAAAAAAGAAACTTTGGAGTCACACAGATACGGTCGTATCATTCATGTTTTGACGGCTCATCCGACAGAATCCCGTAATCCCGACATCATTTATTATTTTAAAAAGATTCAAACGCTTTTAGAAAAACATTTAGATCACTCTGAAGACCAAGATTTACAGGACCTGCACGTCTTAATTAAATGGGTGTGGCGCATTCCCATGTCCAAACAAAGAAAGCCCTCGGTGATGGATGAGGCCGAGTATATTTACTCCTTGGCTTTGCAAAAAGATATTTTGGATGTGTTCATTCAACAAAGAAAACTAAAGCTGCCATTTTATATTCGTACCTGGGTCGGTGGAGATAAAGACGGTCATCCCGGTGTCGATGAAAAGACGATGCTCGGAAGTTTGCAGATGGCGCGAGGATTTTTGCTGGAATGGATTCACGAAAAACTGCGAAACTATTTTGCTGACCTAGAGCCACTTGCACATTCTTGGGACAAAAAGAAAGTTCAGGCCCTTATTCTGCAATCAAAAAAAATCAGATCGCATCTGACGAAAATTCAAAAAATTCGCACGGGAGACTCTCATCGAGTCCACGCGCTAAAACAGATTCTGGATCAGACCGCGAAGACTTATAAAAGTATCTTTACTGTAGAATCCCCAAGCCTTTTTGAAATTCGCGAATTAATGAAGATTTTCCCGGGCCTTGTGGTTCCTTTGGAGCTTCGTGAAGACAGCTCTTTGGTGCATGAATCTTTAAAGGGAAGCCCTCGTAAATATGCTATTTCGAGAATGCTTAAGGCCTTGGCGCAGATCTCACCTCAACATGATCCCCGGTTTTATGTGCGTGGATTTGTTCTAAGTCATACCGAGTCCGCTCAAGATATTATTGCCGGAATTTCGCTTGCTGAAAGATTTTTGGGAAAGGCGCGTTTGCCCATAGTCCCTCTTTTTGAAAGTGCTAATGCTTTAGAATCTGGCGTCTCTATCATCGAAGAATTTTTGAAAAGTCCCCAGCGTCGTCAGCTTATTCAAAAGTATTGGTCCAAAAAATTGGAAGTGATGGTGGGATACTCGGATTCTGCGAAAGAAAACGGTTCTTTCCCATCGCGTTTTTTAATTCACTCTGCCCTGGAGCGTTTGGAAGCGGCTATCAAAAAACACGGTCTCGTTCCCATTTTCTTCCACGGTTCTGGGGGAAGCGTGGAGCGGGGAGGCGGTTCGGTTCAAGAGCAAACTGAGTGGTGGCCTGAGTCAGCGTTAGCAACCGTGAAAGCCACCGTTCAGGGAGAAATGATTTATCGCAACTACACGTCGCCAGAAATTCTTTTAAGGCAGCTTGAAAGATTTGCGGCGGCTCGTGATCAGGGAAGAAAGAAAGTCCCAGCCAAAGAATCCGTGGAAAAAGACCTGCAAAGGCTTTCTGATTTTGTGCAGAATGAATATCGTGAGATTTTGAAAGCCCCGCACTTTTTAGAACTAATCGAGTGGGCGACGCCGTATTCGTTTATGAAAGACTTGCGAATGGGTTCGCGTCCGTCGAAACGCCAAGGTGCCGTTGATTTAACAAATCTCCGGGCGATTCCGTGGGTGCTTTGCTGGACCCAGACACGAGCGCTGTTCCCGAGTTGGTGGGGTGTCGGGAGTTTTTGGCAAACACTTTCATCAGAAGAAAAATCTCGATATCAAAAAGCTTTTGCGCAAAGTTCTCTTTTTAGGTCCTATATTAAAGTTTTGGGATTTACTTTAGAAAAAATCGAGTTGGATATTTTTGCGATGTATCTGCATTCTTCGCGTCTTCCTAAAGAAGTGGCCGATTCATTTGTCGCACGCTTTGAAAAAGAGTTTGCGGCTTGTAAGAAAGCCGTTCACGAAATCACCGGAGAGAAAAGTCTTTTGTGGTATCGCCCTTGGTTAGAAACCAGTATTTCACTGCGTTCTCCGTTGATTCATCCTTTGAATGTCCTGCAGCTTTTGGCGCTGCAAGACAAAGACATTCTTCTTTTGCGAGAAACTGTTACGGGTATCGCGAGTGGTATGTTGACGACCGGTTAA
- a CDS encoding lysophospholipid acyltransferase family protein yields the protein MKSVEEIQAGLRGVYRFILFVLVILSFLMWSFVCHWTIRDPEKRLRRFSRNTQFFCGLMIKGLGLKLNVVNKPSDDQKFLVVSNHMGFVDILSLATCFPMLFVTSNEMRETPFLGLLTEMGGCIYVERRSRTKILDEMKSIVSSLKNGFRVVLYPEATSTNGEKVLPFKKTLMMAAAQAGVPIQPVVINFREINGEEFSLKWRDHVCWYGDIPFVTSMWKTMTLKSVTAEIEFLEQIHTTVEDDRGVIAEKAHAMIAAKFVPVKGLPDTAPTPADMEADPT from the coding sequence ATGAAGTCTGTGGAAGAAATTCAAGCCGGACTTCGCGGAGTCTACAGATTTATTTTATTCGTTCTTGTGATCCTCAGTTTTCTTATGTGGTCTTTTGTTTGCCATTGGACGATTCGCGATCCTGAAAAACGTCTTCGTCGCTTTTCTCGCAACACACAGTTTTTCTGTGGTTTGATGATCAAAGGATTGGGCTTAAAACTCAACGTCGTTAACAAGCCTTCTGATGATCAGAAATTTTTAGTCGTCAGCAATCACATGGGTTTTGTAGATATTCTTTCATTGGCGACGTGTTTCCCCATGCTCTTTGTGACTTCAAATGAAATGCGCGAAACTCCGTTTTTAGGACTTCTTACGGAAATGGGTGGCTGCATTTATGTTGAGCGACGTAGCCGCACGAAAATTTTAGATGAAATGAAATCCATAGTTTCCTCTCTGAAAAATGGTTTCAGAGTCGTCTTGTATCCAGAAGCAACGTCTACAAACGGTGAAAAAGTTTTGCCATTTAAAAAGACTTTGATGATGGCGGCCGCACAAGCGGGCGTGCCGATTCAGCCTGTCGTCATTAACTTCCGTGAAATCAATGGCGAAGAATTTTCGCTCAAGTGGCGCGACCATGTTTGTTGGTACGGTGACATTCCTTTTGTCACTTCAATGTGGAAGACCATGACCTTGAAATCTGTCACGGCGGAAATTGAGTTTTTAGAACAAATCCACACAACAGTCGAAGATGACCGTGGTGTGATTGCCGAAAAAGCTCATGCAATGATTGCGGCGAAGTTTGTACCTGTAAAAGGCCTTCCTGATACGGCCCCGACTCCTGCCGACATGGAAGCAGATCCTACTTGA
- the dinB gene encoding DNA polymerase IV: MKKIIHVDMDCFYAAVEVKYRPELKGKPLGIGGPPNTRSVLTTASYEARKFGVRSAMPSSQAVRLCPQLILVPPHFDLYKAESRKVREILQRFTNKIEPLSLDEAYLDVTECTQFGGSATLIAQEIRRLIYTELNLTASAGVAPNKFLAKIASDWKKPNGQFVIRPQDVSAFVKDLPVEKIFGVGKVTAQKMHDLGLYTCGDIQKYTVLELQTWFGSRAQELYDFARGEDHREVITEWERKSLTVEETFNKDLQTLEDCLKTLPPIYEDFLYRLEKGEYQDRIKGIVVKLKFFDFKQTTCEEVFHEVPVIEDFERLLENAWNRRGVPVRLVGLGVRLGSQKKESPRIDSSQLRFAI, translated from the coding sequence ATGAAGAAGATCATTCATGTCGACATGGACTGCTTTTACGCGGCCGTGGAGGTGAAATACCGCCCAGAACTCAAAGGGAAGCCTTTAGGAATCGGTGGACCTCCAAACACTCGCAGTGTTCTTACGACCGCAAGCTACGAGGCACGCAAATTTGGTGTGCGCTCGGCCATGCCTTCTTCGCAAGCTGTGCGTTTGTGCCCGCAGTTGATTTTAGTTCCTCCGCATTTTGACTTGTACAAAGCTGAGAGTCGCAAAGTCCGTGAAATTCTTCAAAGATTCACAAACAAAATTGAACCGTTGTCGTTGGATGAAGCGTATTTAGATGTCACTGAGTGCACTCAATTTGGTGGCAGTGCCACGCTGATTGCCCAAGAAATCCGTCGTTTGATTTACACAGAACTCAATCTCACGGCCTCAGCTGGTGTAGCTCCAAATAAGTTCCTCGCAAAGATCGCCAGCGATTGGAAAAAACCCAACGGTCAATTCGTGATCCGTCCGCAAGATGTTTCAGCTTTTGTGAAAGACCTTCCGGTTGAAAAAATCTTTGGCGTTGGCAAAGTAACCGCGCAAAAGATGCACGATCTGGGTCTTTACACTTGTGGTGACATTCAGAAGTATACGGTCTTAGAGCTTCAGACTTGGTTCGGTTCTCGCGCCCAAGAACTTTATGACTTTGCTCGCGGTGAAGATCACCGTGAAGTGATCACCGAGTGGGAAAGAAAATCTCTCACGGTGGAAGAGACCTTCAATAAAGATCTGCAAACTTTGGAAGATTGTCTTAAGACTCTTCCGCCGATTTATGAAGACTTCCTCTATCGTCTTGAAAAAGGGGAGTATCAAGATCGCATCAAAGGTATTGTCGTGAAATTAAAGTTCTTCGATTTTAAACAGACAACATGCGAAGAAGTTTTTCATGAAGTTCCTGTCATCGAAGATTTTGAGCGCTTGCTTGAGAACGCGTGGAATCGTCGTGGAGTTCCGGTGCGACTTGTGGGGCTTGGAGTTCGTTTGGGATCACAGAAGAAAGAATCCCCACGCATTGACTCATCGCAATTAAGATTCGCAATCTAA
- a CDS encoding arsenate reductase family protein, whose protein sequence is MLKVYEYAKCSTCVKALKILDAKKVKYDKLPIVDKAPSQKELKEMLAALKERGGGIRNLFNTSGLVYKEMKLSEKLPSMTEAEAIKLLSENGKLVKRPFVIGDDIHLVGFKEDEWKKVF, encoded by the coding sequence ATGCTTAAAGTTTACGAATACGCGAAATGTTCCACATGTGTGAAGGCTTTGAAAATCTTAGATGCTAAGAAAGTGAAATACGACAAACTTCCTATTGTCGATAAAGCTCCTTCACAAAAAGAACTTAAAGAAATGCTTGCCGCTTTGAAAGAACGCGGCGGCGGCATTCGCAATCTCTTTAATACGTCAGGCCTTGTCTATAAAGAAATGAAGCTGAGCGAAAAGCTTCCGTCTATGACTGAAGCTGAAGCGATCAAACTTCTTTCTGAAAACGGCAAGTTGGTGAAAAGACCGTTCGTCATCGGTGACGATATTCATCTTGTCGGGTTTAAAGAAGACGAATGGAAAAAAGTTTTCTAG